The DNA sequence CCGTGGATCGGTGGACCACCGTTGGACCGCGTCGTCGGCCGCGACCACCGCCAGTTCACCGGTCCGCCACCGCGCGTAGGTCGCCGCCGCGCCCGGGGTGAGGGTCCCGGCCGTGCCGTCGCGCGCCCCGGCGGCGCGGCGCGCACCCCGGGTCAGAGCGGTGAACGCGGCGCGGGGCGACAGGCCGCGCCCGTCGGGCACCGCGGTCAGCGCCCGCAGGGCGTCCCATGGCCGGACCGAGTCGTCTGTCCGGGACGATGCCGCGAGCGCCACCCCGGACCCGACGATCCGGACGAGGTCGGCACCCCCGAGGTCGTCGACGAGGGGCCGGAGCAGGAGAACCGTGCCGACGGCCGCGAGGCCGGCGAGTGTCTCGTCGTCGATCCGTGCGTCCGTGCCGATGAGGAGCGGCGTGCACCGTGCCACCGCGGGACCGCCGACCTGGCCGGCCGCCCGGGTGAGCGCGTCCGCTATCCGGGCGGGGTCTTCGTGGCCGTCCAGGACCACCCGCTCGCCCGCCCGGATCCGCTCGTCCACGGCCTCGAGCCGATGCGGTGCCGGAACGGGGGCGGTGACCACACCGTTGTCGGCGG is a window from the Dietzia sp. JS16-p6b genome containing:
- a CDS encoding amidohydrolase, with amino-acid sequence MTALLATGGRVLTPSSRDATALAHEDGLILWAGADAPGPALFPGADRLDLDGDWVAPAFVECLSAGPDLDSAADNGVVTAPVPAPHRLEAVDERIRAGERVVLDGHEDPARIADALTRAAGQVGGPAVARCTPLLIGTDARIDDETLAGLAAVGTVLLLRPLVDDLGGADLVRIVGSGVALAASSRTDDSVRPWDALRALTAVPDGRGLSPRAAFTALTRGARRAAGARDGTAGTLTPGAAATYARWRTGELAVVAADDAVQRWSTDPRSGVPPMPDLSGPDPVLRELVVDGGTTVSPR